The DNA segment GGTGGCGGAGTTCTGTCTTGAGTCTGCTTATACTTGGGCAAACCGCCTGTTTGCGCTGCGCTGTATGGAGGCGCGGATGATTATCGATGAGGTAATTTTACAGAAAGATGCCTATGGGGGGCGATCGCTGGTTCACAATCGCTTTGCCCGTCGTAACCCTGAAGCTTGTGCGGGTGAGGACGATGGGTTGTTTGCCGTCTTGAGTGAGGAGTTTGTCGAGAGAGCAACGGAGTTACCCCAGCTATTTAATCCTAAAGCACCAGCCGTCGCCCTAAGACCTTCGGTATCGGCACTGAAACGGTGTATTGCTTTGCTGTCGGGACGGGAGAGTGTTGGGGTGCAGGCACCTGCCACGGATGAGGTGTTTGAGGCACCGGATGCTTTGGGTTGGGCGTATCAGTATTGGAACGCGGAGGAGAAAAACCGAGTTTTTGAGAAGGTTCGCACCAAGAAGGGAGCGAAGATTGAGGGAGCGGATATTGTCCCGGCGACTCAATTGTACACCGAGCCTTACATGGTGAAGTTCCTGGTGCAGAATAGCTTGGGGGCGTTGTGGATGGGGATGAATCCGCAATCCAAGCTGTATGAGGATTGGGAGTATTTTGTCAAAGATGCGGATCGATCGCCTGTCGAGCATAAGTCGATTTTAGAGGTTCGCTTTCTCGATCCAGCAGTGGGTTCGGGTCATTTTCTGCTGGAGGCGTTTGACCTGTTTTATGCGATGTATGAGGAGGAGGACAGGTTAACGGAACCAGAGGAAATCTGTGCGGCGATTCTTAATCACAATCTGTATGGCATTGATATTGATGAACGGGCAGTGCAGATTGCAACGGCGGCGCTGTGGATGAAGGCGAAGGAGAAAGCGCCGGATTTGGAAGCGTCTTATTTGGATGAGTTTCGGGGACATTTAGTGGCGACGAATATTCGTCTGCCGAGGGGTAAGAATCATCTGGAGGCGTTTCTCAAGCGATACCCAGACGATGAACCGCTGCGTCCTGCACTGGAAACGGTGTTTGAAGGGTTGGCAAATGCTCACCAACTGGGGTCATTAGTGCAGATTGAGGAGCCTGTAGAGAAGGAGTTGCGCTACCTCAAAGGCACAGAAGAATTTGAGATGAAGATGAATCTTCAGTTGGACTTATTTGAACCTGTGGTGGTTCAAGGGGAATTGCCTTTCGGGGTGGAGTCTTATGAGGATTGGCAAAAGAAGACGCTCTCCAGGTTGAAGGAACATTTTAATGCAGAGGCGGAGACGGCGGATTTATCTCAAGCGTTTTTTGGACAGTCTGCTGGGAAGGGGTTGGCGTTATTTGATTTGTTAGCAAAACGGTATGACGTGGTAACAGCAAATCCGCCTTATATGGGGGCTAGAAATATGGAAGTAAGGCTGAAAAGCTATATCACTAAGCATTATGTTTTTGGTAAAGGTGACTTATATACTGCTTTTGTGCTTCGCTGCCGTCAATTATGTTTGCGTGGTGGAAGAGTAGGAATGATTACTCTTCATGCTTGGATGTTCCATGCTTCCTATGTCGAAATACGTCGTTTAATTCTTCAGGAAGACTGCATACATCTGATTGCACAGCTTGGACGATATGCGTTTTCAGAGGCAGATCCACCAGGATTTGCTGTTTTATTCGTTTTTTCTCCGAATCATCTTAATGGTCATATCCATGCTTTTCGCCTGTCTGCTCCTCGGTTAGCTGATGAGCAAGCTCAACTGCTAGCTAATGCAATTTCCGAAACTATTTGTACAATTTCCTATCAAACTGCTCAAGCTAATCTATTATCAGTTGCTGGATATCCATTTGTCTACTCACTACGACCTAGTTTTTTTGAGATTGTGAGGCAAAATCCTACTCTGGAACAGTATGCAGATGTAGTTGCCGGTTTACAAACTGGAGTAAATGAGAGATTTATAAGAACTGATTGGGAAATTACAACTCTTCCAGGTTGGGTATCTTATCGAAAAGGAGGAGGTTTCTGTCGTTGGGTGGGTCTTGAGACATATAAAATTGACTGGCGCAATGATGCGATGCAATTACGAACAAGTCCTCGTGCTCGTTTTCAAAACTCAAACTACTATTTCAAGAAGGGCTTAACCTATTCTTATATATGTCGAGGAGCGCTTAATACTCGCGTTATGGAAGGATGCGTATTTGATGTAGCGAGTATGGGGGTTTTTCCAAAAATAGAAGATTATTGTCTACCTTTATTAGGTCTTTTAAATTCTCGCTTAGCTTCTTGGTTTCTCCGTACTATTAGCCAAAATTTAATGTTTCAGGCTGGCACGGCAAGTCAACTTCCAGTTCCTAATTCTGTTTTTACTTGCAAAAGGCTTACAGATTTTAGTAATTATTCTTTAAAAATCAAAGAGTATATTGAATCAGTAAACCCTACAGAAGAAACATTTAATTACTGGAATTTACTTCAATTGTTTAAAGCTCAGTTTAACTTTATAATATTAGAAACATTAATTCATACCTTAGAGGGGATGATCGAGACAGTAATTATTGACCTATATGATTTGGATTCCAATGACCAAAAACAGGTATTTGATGAGGTTGGCACTTCTCCTGGTTGGTTTTCCATCATTTCTAACTACGAAACATTACCTAAAATTCCCTCAGAACTTCCTGAAATTCTCCCAGAAATCCTCGACTACCTGCAAAAGTGCGATCGCCTCACCCTCCCTTCAGGCGAACTAACCAACCTCAAACGCCGTCTGCGTAATCTCTACGAAGCAGGTTCAGGTGCCAAAGTTGAAGACGAAGACATAGACAGTGACACCCCAACTGATGACGAAGAAGATGAAGAAGAATCAGAAGTTGCAGTTGGCGCACACATCCCCATCCCAACCGAAACCTTCCTCGAAGAACTCTCCGTCAAACTAGAAATCCATCCCATCTCCGTCTACTGGCTACTCAAAGAAGGCAGAGAACAGGAAGGCTGGCGCTGTATCCCAGAAGAAAAGCGCTTCACCGAAGACACCTTCACCGTCCTGGTGCTTCGCCTACTCGGTCATCGGTGGCCCAAACAAATCGAAGCAGGCGAACCCGTCCCCGATTGGGCAGACAAAGACGGCATTATCCCCATTTCCATAGGTGCAGGCGAACAAACCCTGCTAGACAGAGTGCGTGACAGAATCGCCGCAGAATTCCCCAACGGCAACGTCGCCAGCATCGAACGGGAATTTGCAGAAATCGTCGGCATCAGCCTAGAAAAATGGCTGACCGGGGGATTCTTCAAACGCCACATCTCCCAATTCAAAAAACGCCCGATCGCGTGGCAAATGGAATCCACCCCTGCGACTCGTAGCAAAGCAAGCCGAGGTACAACCCCTGCCTTTTCCAGCCTCGTCTACTACCACCAACTCAACGGCGACCTCCTGCCGAAACTTCGCACTCAGTACATCGGTTCCCTGCGGACGCGCTACGAAACCGAATTGCGTACCTTAGAAAACATCCCCAGCGACGAACGCACAACCGACCAAGCTGGACGTATACTGCAACTCCAGAATTGGATAGAAGAACTCAACACCTTTGACCAAAAACTGAGTGAAGTAGCCACCACTGGCTTTTGTCCCAGCGATGCCAAAACCTTAAAAGCCAGACTGCGCCAACTAGCAATTGACGATGCCACCCTCTGCCTCAAAGTCCTTTGGTTACGAAAACTGATGGACGTGATGCAACCGACACCCCTGGAAACCTGGAAACAAACGGCGCAAGAAACCAAACTCCACCCCGACTTCCCTAACTGGATAGAAGAAGCATTAATACATCTCGACCATCACTGTTCTGCTGTCGGTACTCAGCCACCGGATGCCGCGAACCTAACCAACGACCCCACCTCAGCCGACCTCGCCAAACTCATCTGCAAAGAAGCAAAATCAATGGTCAAGAATTCCCTATCTCTCGCTTGTCAGCGCTGGTGGGCGAAATTCAATGAAACCTTGCTAGTCCCATTGCGACAACAGATTAAGGATGCCACAGAAGACACCAAACAACTTAAGGAAAAGTGGGATAACCTTGGCACCACACCCGAAAAATTCCTAGTAGACGAGATTAAGCACAGACAGGCAACCCTCAAAGCTAAAATTAAGAACCTCAAGGCAGAACTCAAACAACGCACAGAAACGGGGGAAGCCATTCGCTTGTCAATCGAAACCTGGAAATGCCCAGAAGCCGAAACCTGGGAACCCTGGTTATCATCGCAGCCTCTGTATGATGCCATTTCCAGCCTCGACGGACGCCGCAACCCACCCAAGACAGTAGCAGAGTTTGTTGCTCAAGAAAGTGCCTACGTGCCAGACTTGAACGATGGTGTGCGAGTTAACATTGCGCCGTTACAGAAGGCTGGACTATTAGCTGCTGAAGTAATTGCGAAAAAGGATGTCGAGAAGGCAATAAGCGATCGGGCGGAGTGGCGTGCGGACGAACGCCGTTGGTGCCGCGAGGGGAAACTGCCACAGCCCGGATGGTGGAAGTAAACACTTATTCTTTTAACATATCAGAGCGCTATACACACGAAACAGCTTGGAGTAAGAATATGGGACTTCAGGAAGAAATTGACAGCATGAGGCAAGAAATTCGAGCCGATGGCTATTCAATGTCTATCGGTGAATGGATAAGCCTTTATGAGAATGAAGAAATTGATATACATCCAGAATTCCAACGATTTTTTCGTTGGTCTAGTCGCCAAAAAACCAGCCTCATAGAGTCTATTTTACTTGGCATTCCCATCCCACCTATTTTTGTATCTCAGCGTGAGGATGGAGTTTGGGATGTAGTAGACGGTCTACAAAGGCTATCTACGATATACGAATTTGCTGGGAAACTAAAGGATGAAGATAAAAATTTG comes from the Coleofasciculus sp. FACHB-1120 genome and includes:
- the pglX gene encoding BREX-1 system adenine-specific DNA-methyltransferase PglX — its product is MEASLKKILRSLSLELRHILEGTYDERGKFHAGDLERRLNEIGIWRDRTAKPLDELPHLCIEDKDARRVVDAYIQFREEAGVSRQEAVAEFCLESAYTWANRLFALRCMEARMIIDEVILQKDAYGGRSLVHNRFARRNPEACAGEDDGLFAVLSEEFVERATELPQLFNPKAPAVALRPSVSALKRCIALLSGRESVGVQAPATDEVFEAPDALGWAYQYWNAEEKNRVFEKVRTKKGAKIEGADIVPATQLYTEPYMVKFLVQNSLGALWMGMNPQSKLYEDWEYFVKDADRSPVEHKSILEVRFLDPAVGSGHFLLEAFDLFYAMYEEEDRLTEPEEICAAILNHNLYGIDIDERAVQIATAALWMKAKEKAPDLEASYLDEFRGHLVATNIRLPRGKNHLEAFLKRYPDDEPLRPALETVFEGLANAHQLGSLVQIEEPVEKELRYLKGTEEFEMKMNLQLDLFEPVVVQGELPFGVESYEDWQKKTLSRLKEHFNAEAETADLSQAFFGQSAGKGLALFDLLAKRYDVVTANPPYMGARNMEVRLKSYITKHYVFGKGDLYTAFVLRCRQLCLRGGRVGMITLHAWMFHASYVEIRRLILQEDCIHLIAQLGRYAFSEADPPGFAVLFVFSPNHLNGHIHAFRLSAPRLADEQAQLLANAISETICTISYQTAQANLLSVAGYPFVYSLRPSFFEIVRQNPTLEQYADVVAGLQTGVNERFIRTDWEITTLPGWVSYRKGGGFCRWVGLETYKIDWRNDAMQLRTSPRARFQNSNYYFKKGLTYSYICRGALNTRVMEGCVFDVASMGVFPKIEDYCLPLLGLLNSRLASWFLRTISQNLMFQAGTASQLPVPNSVFTCKRLTDFSNYSLKIKEYIESVNPTEETFNYWNLLQLFKAQFNFIILETLIHTLEGMIETVIIDLYDLDSNDQKQVFDEVGTSPGWFSIISNYETLPKIPSELPEILPEILDYLQKCDRLTLPSGELTNLKRRLRNLYEAGSGAKVEDEDIDSDTPTDDEEDEEESEVAVGAHIPIPTETFLEELSVKLEIHPISVYWLLKEGREQEGWRCIPEEKRFTEDTFTVLVLRLLGHRWPKQIEAGEPVPDWADKDGIIPISIGAGEQTLLDRVRDRIAAEFPNGNVASIEREFAEIVGISLEKWLTGGFFKRHISQFKKRPIAWQMESTPATRSKASRGTTPAFSSLVYYHQLNGDLLPKLRTQYIGSLRTRYETELRTLENIPSDERTTDQAGRILQLQNWIEELNTFDQKLSEVATTGFCPSDAKTLKARLRQLAIDDATLCLKVLWLRKLMDVMQPTPLETWKQTAQETKLHPDFPNWIEEALIHLDHHCSAVGTQPPDAANLTNDPTSADLAKLICKEAKSMVKNSLSLACQRWWAKFNETLLVPLRQQIKDATEDTKQLKEKWDNLGTTPEKFLVDEIKHRQATLKAKIKNLKAELKQRTETGEAIRLSIETWKCPEAETWEPWLSSQPLYDAISSLDGRRNPPKTVAEFVAQESAYVPDLNDGVRVNIAPLQKAGLLAAEVIAKKDVEKAISDRAEWRADERRWCREGKLPQPGWWK